In Verrucomicrobiota bacterium, a single genomic region encodes these proteins:
- a CDS encoding acyl carrier protein, translated as MVNDSDAMPPEHFARAIERRAQVLLIFKQELIRRLNLPFTPEDLHEDVSLLGSGLGLDSLDALEIVLCIENSFKIKIPDQNIAILRSINTIVDFVIEQQDKQNGGVA; from the coding sequence ATGGTTAATGACAGTGACGCTATGCCACCGGAGCACTTTGCCCGCGCCATCGAACGGCGCGCGCAAGTGCTCCTGATTTTTAAACAAGAACTGATCCGGCGCTTGAACCTGCCGTTCACGCCGGAGGATTTGCACGAGGATGTCTCCCTGCTTGGGTCTGGCCTGGGCTTGGATTCCCTGGATGCGCTCGAAATTGTGCTGTGCATCGAGAATAGTTTCAAAATCAAGATCCCAGATCAAAACATCGCCATCCTGCGTTCCATCAACACGATCGTGGATTTCGTGATTGAGCAGCAGGATAAACAGAACGGGGGTGTCGCGTGA